From the Acidobacteriota bacterium genome, the window GATGCCGATGCGGGCCTTGACCAGCGGCAGCAGCAGGTCGGCCAGGATGCTGGGCGTCGTATTGACGGTTCCGCGGATGGCGATCACATGCTGGTTGGGATTGTCGGTGTTCTTGAGCACCTGCCAGAAATTGTCCAGCAGGGTGGTGTCGGTGGGAGTGTAGGCCGGGTCGATCTGCCAGTTGCCGGGAGGCTTAGGCACCTTCATCTTGCAAGGCACCACGACATCGGAGGGCGGATTATCCGGCGTTCCCTCGTAGGTCTGCTGAGCAATGGCCAACATGACCACCGCCTCGTCAAAATTAAACCCGCCCTGAATCGACTTCGGAAACCCCATCACTCCTCCTCTACCGCGTTGGCTCGTTCCTACAATCTACCTGGCACGACACAAAACATCATCCCACCCCGCTTAACAAAGCCCCCACGTATAGTGTAAACTCCCCCTTCCTACCAGAGCGCGGCTGTAGCTCAGTTGGATAGAGCGACGGTCTACGAAACCGTAGGTCGCAGGTTCGAGTCCTGCCAGCCGCGCCATCTTTTTCCAGGCTCCCGAAAGTCTACGTCTTTCCAAGGCAAAATCACCGTGAGGAAGCGACGAAGTTTCGCCTCAGGATCTGAAGTCCTCGTCTAAGTAGTCATCGTGCTGTTCGGCCAGGTCGCCAAGCTGACTGTCACTCAATCCAACTAACTCCAACAGCCGTGAGGCTGCAAGCCCGCCAGGTGTGTCGGACTCTTCCAACCCTGCCGCGACCGACCGACGGACGATATCAGCAATCGAGGTGCGCTCTCGAAAGGCGAGGTTGCGGATCCGTTCGTATTGTTCTTCCTCCTGAATGCGCCGCAGCCAGGCAGTATATATCCTGGCGATTAGCCTCCTGGGCGGCTTTCTGGCCGCTAACCCCTTAAAAAATGCTTGCCCTTGCTTATGCCTATTGCCCGTCGCCGGTGGCGGTGCTACGGTATGCACAGGAGCACCTGCACGGTGGACGAGATTTACATTTTGGGAGCAGGAGCCTCTTTTGAGCACGGCGCTCCCCTCACCAAGGACATCCTTCCCTACGCCCTCAAGCTCGATGAGGGTGATGAGCGCCTTCAGATAGTGCGCTGTTTCTTGAAAGACATCTTCCATTTCGATGCTGAACAAGCTGCCGACGACGAGGACTCCTTTCCCAGTCTTGTCGATGCCTTGAGCGTCGTCGACCTGGCCCTCGACCGCCACGAGAATCTGGCCAAGAACTACGACCAGAAGAAGCTCCGCGAGGTGCGCCAAGCCCTTGAATATGCCGTTTTCCGCTCGTTGGAGCACTCTCTTTCCTCCCAGACCAGCAACCAGAGGCCGCGATCCAAGGCCACTTTGGACCTGATCCACAAACTGAATGCTGATTCCAAGGCGGCCATCATCTCCCTGAATTACGACGTCATCGTCGACATCGCCCTCTTTCGGCGCACCGACCAGTATTTCGAGTTCGAATCGGCCAGCACGGAGCGCTTGGAAGACGTGGAAGCCAGCACCCAACGCATCGACTACGGAGTGGAATTCGCCAACTTCGAGAAGGTGGAAGCCACGGTGGCCGAACCCGGCCAGGGATTTCCTCTCTACAAGCTGCACGGGTCCTTCAACTGGCTTCTCAGCAAGGTGACGGGCAACCTCTACTACGGCGGCCTGCAAAAAGCCGTTGGGGTGCTTTACGGAGGCGACATCGAGAGCCTCTACAGAGAAGGCGCGCAGCTTTTCGGGGAGCAGGTCTCCGCCCTGGAGCCGATCCTGGTCACTCCCACCCACCTGAAAGACCTGCGCAACCCGCACCTGGCGGGCATCTGGCGCAAAGCCGAAATGGCCCTGCGCCAGGCTAAGCGGGTCATCTTCATCGGCTACTCCCTGCCCGGGGACGACATGCACATCAAGTACTTGCTGAAAAGGTCCCTGGAAACCAATCCCCATAGGCGGCGGGCCGAGATCGTCGTAGTCAACCCGAGCAAGTGGGACCAGTCCAACTTCCGCAAGTTCTTCGGCGACCAGGTCGTCTCCCACCAGATGGGGTTCGCGGACTACGTCAACAACGTCATGTGAGCGCTTTGGCGCTCAAGAAGGTCAGGCTTACGCCTTGCTTGGCAAGAGTCTAGAATAGAGCGGCATGGACCGCCCAAGCCCTTCGACCGCCCGCCCCGCTTTTTTTCAGCGCTTCGGACAGGTCGACTTGAGTCTGGGTGATGTGGTCCCGCAGGAGGGGCCGGCGGTCAGTTCCGAGCGGACGCCCTACG encodes:
- a CDS encoding SIR2 family protein: MDEIYILGAGASFEHGAPLTKDILPYALKLDEGDERLQIVRCFLKDIFHFDAEQAADDEDSFPSLVDALSVVDLALDRHENLAKNYDQKKLREVRQALEYAVFRSLEHSLSSQTSNQRPRSKATLDLIHKLNADSKAAIISLNYDVIVDIALFRRTDQYFEFESASTERLEDVEASTQRIDYGVEFANFEKVEATVAEPGQGFPLYKLHGSFNWLLSKVTGNLYYGGLQKAVGVLYGGDIESLYREGAQLFGEQVSALEPILVTPTHLKDLRNPHLAGIWRKAEMALRQAKRVIFIGYSLPGDDMHIKYLLKRSLETNPHRRRAEIVVVNPSKWDQSNFRKFFGDQVVSHQMGFADYVNNVM